From Cronobacter turicensis z3032, the proteins below share one genomic window:
- the mlrA gene encoding HTH-type transcriptional regulator mlrA: protein MALYTIGEVADLCEVNPVTLRAWQRRYGLIKPVRTDGGHRLFSEADIDRIREIKHWIEQGVQVSKVKTLLCEDGADEPEGWRERQEMLLAKLRSGNPGQVRHWVSELGRDYPAQMLVRHLYTPLRRRMQLQHATLHALLSLLDGILINYIALCLQSAWKKPGNDALVVGWNHQDATQVWLAAWVAVQKGWRVDVLAQPLVQLRPELFPGKTLLVWCGELPAARQLEQIAAWHQQGHAIFSLHEPETI, encoded by the coding sequence ATGGCGTTATATACGATTGGCGAAGTGGCCGATCTCTGCGAAGTAAACCCTGTGACGCTGCGCGCGTGGCAGCGCCGTTACGGACTGATCAAACCCGTACGCACCGACGGCGGCCACCGTCTGTTCAGCGAGGCGGACATCGACCGCATTCGCGAAATCAAACACTGGATTGAGCAAGGCGTCCAGGTCAGTAAAGTTAAAACGCTGCTCTGCGAGGACGGTGCCGATGAGCCGGAAGGCTGGCGCGAGCGACAGGAGATGCTGCTCGCGAAACTGCGCAGCGGCAATCCAGGCCAGGTGCGTCACTGGGTGAGCGAGCTTGGGCGCGACTACCCGGCCCAGATGCTGGTGCGCCATCTCTATACCCCGCTGCGCCGCCGGATGCAGTTACAGCATGCCACGCTGCATGCCCTGTTAAGCCTTCTTGACGGTATTCTGATTAACTACATCGCGCTCTGTCTGCAATCGGCATGGAAAAAGCCCGGCAACGACGCGCTGGTGGTCGGCTGGAATCATCAGGATGCGACGCAGGTCTGGCTCGCAGCCTGGGTGGCGGTGCAGAAAGGCTGGCGGGTGGATGTGCTGGCGCAGCCGCTGGTGCAGTTGCGCCCGGAGCTGTTTCCTGGCAAAACGCTGCTGGTGTGGTGCGGAGAGCTGCCCGCGGCGCGTCAGCTCGAGCAAATCGCCGCCTGGCATCAACAGGGACACGCCATCTTTTCACTCCATGAGCCGGAAACGATTTAA